The following are from one region of the Littorina saxatilis isolate snail1 linkage group LG2, US_GU_Lsax_2.0, whole genome shotgun sequence genome:
- the LOC138958075 gene encoding uncharacterized protein, translating to MATHREISAASAKAGTCYYAIVFQKCDHFEQTKLISRYPTSTTLHYIYEDIHSDLLKGYEVQCLGSESLSGENGFELDWGLSLGELKSFNIKSLHFKCSQIVDADVEATEMPSVSQPANAFQVLMGSAKARSLPKPKAESCGKTSGLNRKDELYDDVLNYLAAKGADFPQVTADQEGAYFTQVLTNALWYATSHHLTINDRANKVHGVLPIPEEFEQFAGYNEIINN from the exons ATGGCTACGCATCGCGAAATCAGTGCGGCGAGTGCCAAAGCCGGCACCTGTTATTATGCAATTGTTTTTCAAAAGTGTGACCATTTTGAACAAACGAAATTAATAAGTAGATACCCAACATCAACAACACTTCACTACATCTACGAAGACATTCATTCCGACCTTCTTAAGGGTTACGAGGTTCAGTGTTTGGGATCGGAATCTCTTTCTGGTGAGAACGGCTTTGAACTGGACTGGGGCCTTTCGCTTGGCGAGTTAAAATCCTTCAATATCAAGTCACTTCACTTCAAGTGCAGCCAAATTGTCGATGCTGATGTGGAAGCGACCGAAATGCCATCAGTTTCACAACCGGCAAACGCTTTTCAAGTGCTGATGGGCTCTGCAAAAGCACGATCGCTACCCAAACCGAAAGCAGAAAG CTGTGGGAAGACCTCTGGACTGAATCGGAAGGACGAGCTGTATGATGATGTCCTGAACTACCTGGCAGCAAAGGGAGCAGATTTTCCACAAGTTACAGCTGACCAAGAAGGAGCTTATTTTACACAG GTTCTGACCAACGCCCTGTGGTATGCCACCTCTCACCATCTCACCATCAACGACAGAGCCAACAAAGTTCACGGCGTGCTTCCTATTCCTGAAGAGTTTGAGCAGTTTGCTGGCTACAATGAGATTATTAACAATTAA